The following proteins come from a genomic window of Patescibacteria group bacterium:
- a CDS encoding helix-turn-helix domain-containing protein: MEVIKKLQQIGLSEKEARVYASLLECGEATAQELTIRSGLNRATTYIILDNLLKQGLLSRFSKKKKMLFSLESPKQILDLLEKRKEDVEFKIKLVKEMLPELEMFQKVTGEKAKVRFFEGKEGVKMIQQDILNSKPKSTEEMYNINVALKNFPVSPKDHRQIYKKIQIRDRSIAVYDPKESIPHLPLSPKEERRYLPQNKNRFNAEFVLYNNKAAILSVKGEWMGVIIENQAIADGLRFLFDLAWLGAEKYKVLKDKK; encoded by the coding sequence ATGGAAGTAATAAAAAAACTTCAACAAATCGGCTTAAGTGAAAAAGAAGCCAGGGTGTATGCTTCTCTTTTAGAATGCGGGGAAGCAACTGCCCAGGAATTAACAATCAGGTCCGGCCTTAATCGCGCCACGACTTATATTATTTTGGACAACCTGCTTAAACAAGGCTTGCTCAGCCGTTTTAGCAAAAAAAAGAAAATGCTTTTTTCTTTGGAAAGCCCCAAACAAATTTTGGATTTATTGGAAAAGCGCAAGGAAGATGTGGAATTTAAAATAAAATTGGTCAAGGAAATGCTGCCTGAATTAGAAATGTTTCAGAAAGTTACCGGCGAAAAAGCCAAAGTCAGATTTTTTGAAGGCAAAGAGGGTGTGAAAATGATACAACAAGATATTTTGAATTCAAAACCAAAAAGCACTGAGGAAATGTATAATATAAATGTTGCGCTTAAAAATTTTCCAGTCTCCCCCAAAGATCACCGGCAAATCTATAAAAAAATACAAATACGTGATAGGTCAATTGCTGTTTATGACCCTAAAGAATCCATACCTCATCTGCCTCTTTCACCAAAAGAAGAAAGAAGATATTTGCCTCAAAATAAAAATCGTTTTAATGCTGAATTTGTTCTTTATAATAATAAGGCAGCCATACTTTCAGTGAAAGGTGAGTGGATGGGAGTTATTATTGAGAATCAAGCAATAGCTGATGGGCTGAGATTTTTATTTGATTTGGCCTGGCTTGGCGCAGAGAAGTACAAGGTTTTAAAAGATAAAAAGTAA
- a CDS encoding CDP-alcohol phosphatidyltransferase family protein: MWFQTNFNKFRQWSYTWRAKYFQPILILLAKLKITPNQITTFRLLFIFPIAYYFYSNNLTGVFIFYLLFWILDLFDGSLARHLNISNDKGGFLDSLVDHFVYSIIILGFIYLQAANIILLAYHLIIQLLVNFLVNVRNSGKEKSDWLFKVKPYLPYFKTLAHLFLFLYFLGINFLNLGFLILNIWMTISSLYYFISIKNKD, from the coding sequence ATGTGGTTTCAAACCAATTTTAATAAATTCAGGCAATGGTCATACACGTGGCGGGCGAAATATTTCCAGCCGATTTTAATATTGCTGGCAAAATTGAAAATAACTCCTAATCAAATCACAACCTTTCGCTTGCTTTTTATTTTCCCTATAGCCTATTATTTTTATTCTAATAATTTAACCGGGGTATTTATTTTCTATCTATTGTTTTGGATTTTGGATCTTTTTGACGGCTCGCTGGCGCGTCATTTGAATATTTCCAATGATAAAGGCGGATTTTTAGACAGCTTAGTTGATCATTTTGTCTATTCAATTATAATTTTGGGTTTTATCTATTTGCAGGCGGCAAATATTATTTTATTAGCCTATCATCTAATAATCCAATTATTAGTTAATTTTTTAGTAAATGTTAGAAATTCAGGCAAGGAAAAAAGCGACTGGTTATTTAAAGTCAAACCATATTTGCCCTATTTTAAAACTCTAGCTCATCTTTTTTTATTTTTATATTTTTTAGGTATTAATTTTTTGAATTTGGGTTTTTTAATTTTAAATATCTGGATGACAATTTCCAGCCTTTATTATTTTATAAGTATTAAAAATAAGGATTAA
- a CDS encoding class I SAM-dependent methyltransferase: MLVISLVIFRYFLVIAAILLLALIAFIMFSFRDVVPFVPTPKKIIRQMIELAEIKTNERIVDLGSGTGRILIQAAKMHQENLLVGFEKSFTLRKISKFFLFFHPLLKKRVQIVHEDFFNVNLGQFEVIFCFLTSEGLRRLTPKFALLKPGSRIISYMFPLENYQGFNEYVESVSTQDTIYLYKKI; the protein is encoded by the coding sequence ATGTTGGTAATAAGTTTGGTGATATTCAGATATTTTCTTGTTATCGCAGCCATTTTGCTTTTGGCGCTTATTGCCTTTATCATGTTTAGTTTTCGGGATGTGGTGCCTTTTGTGCCAACGCCGAAAAAAATTATCAGGCAGATGATTGAACTGGCGGAGATTAAAACAAATGAAAGAATTGTAGATCTGGGTTCAGGCACGGGCAGGATTTTAATCCAGGCGGCGAAAATGCATCAAGAAAATTTGCTCGTAGGATTTGAAAAATCTTTTACCTTGCGCAAAATAAGCAAATTTTTTCTTTTTTTCCACCCGCTTTTAAAAAAACGCGTCCAGATTGTCCATGAAGATTTTTTTAATGTAAATTTGGGGCAATTTGAGGTGATTTTTTGTTTTTTAACCTCTGAAGGACTGAGACGATTAACGCCTAAGTTTGCCTTATTAAAACCAGGCAGCCGTATTATTTCCTACATGTTTCCTTTGGAAAATTATCAGGGTTTTAATGAATATGTTGAAAGTGTTTCTACGCAGGATACTATTTATTTATATAAAAAAATTTAA